In one Nicotiana sylvestris chromosome 8, ASM39365v2, whole genome shotgun sequence genomic region, the following are encoded:
- the LOC138874669 gene encoding uncharacterized protein: MAMENFQCSIELVHCLCLSRIFTNDRDSISFKIFGHDVSFTLEDFHIMCGLWITTHNIEKPINRESNILNRYFGKSKGVTLKDIRDFMTRNEISKNAVNHIHVCKSNDDVVKLMKILIVESILFGKKTESSVMEEYASIVEDDKVCVEYPWGNVAYEKLIYSLNMHWTSRTNYVQLSINLRYHNFRVVDIIPTEEELNSMPLIGQLPCSQIRSKRLTMEVQRHAEKEISTIVKEVFDKFEKEERSAIVDAVFAKVKEYFDEKFEQLFKIVNKSNGMDDCNFDLSNHREYDRVNECNATREETTFEGDQHVQEQVEEERSSTDRLSRDENDEEQLSTENVGSKQVADNQVVYTEEHVTHDPSHKVADDNATRKETTVECDKHVQQQGGEEQSSVYRLSKDGSDEELTTEKSADDQVVGTEKYTPSCGLESDIGKGNLFGDGDQAPVGNLEQKASDVSSTIGKDDRFDGALAICMEILGGDTQEIVTTGIKCEVYNSSMIP, encoded by the exons ATGGCTATGGAGAATTTCCAATGCAGCATAGAGTTGGTTCATTGTCTGTGTCTTTCTCGAATATTCACCAATGATCGAGACTCCattagtttcaagatttttggcCATGATGTTTCCTTCACTCTTGAAGACTTCCACATTATGTGCGGTTTGTGGATCACAACACATAATATTGAAAAACCAATTAATCGAGAGAGCAATATTCTGAATCGCTATTTTGGTAAGTCCAAGGGTGTGACTTTGAAGGATATTCGAGATTTTATGACTCGGAATGAAATTTCAAAGAATGCTGTGAATCACATACACGTATGCAAGAGCAATGATGATGTTGTGAAGCTTATGAAAATTCTTATTGTAGAGTCTATTTTATTTGGGAAAAAGACCGAGTCATCTGTGATGGAGGAGTATGCATCTATTGTTGAAGATGATAAGGTTTGTGTTGAATATCCTTGGGGTAATGTAGCTTATGAGAAGCTCATTTACTCATTGAACATGCATTGGACAAGCAGAACAAATTATGTTCAACTGAGTATAAACTTG AGATATCACAATTTTAGGGTAGTGGATATAATTCCTACAGAAGAGGAATTGAATTCAATGCCTTTAATTGGACAATTACCATGCAGCCAGATTCGTTCAAAG AGGTTAACGATGGAGGTTCAAAGGCATGCAGAAAAAGAAATAAGCACGATCGTGAAAGAagttttcgataagtttgaaaagGAGGAGCGATCTGCTATTGTGGATGCGGTTTTTGCAAAAGTAAAG GAATATTTCGATGAGAAGTTTGAACAGTTGTTTAAGATTGTCAACAAATCAAATGGAATGGACGATTGcaattttgatttgagtaaccatcgAGAATATGATAGGGTGAACGA ATGTAATGCTACACGTGAGGAAACGACTTTTGAAGGCGATCAACATgttcaagaacaagttgaagaggaACGTTCCAGTACTGATAGATTGAGCAgagatgaaaatgatgaagaacaATTATCAACTGAGAATGTTGGAAGCAAGCAAGTTGCAGATAATCAAGTTGTTTATACTGAAGAACATGTTACTCATGATCCATCACATAAAGTCGCAGATGATAATGCTACACGTAAGGAAACGACTGTTGAATGCGATAAACATGTTCAACAACAAGGTGGAGAGGAACAATCTAGTGTTTATAGATTGAGTAAAGATGGAAGTGATGAAGAGTTAACAACTGAGAAAAGTGCAGATGATCAAGTTGTTGGTACTGAAAAATATACACCGAGTTGTGGTTTGGAAAGTGATATTGGAAAAGGCAATTTGTTTGGCGATGGAGACCAAGCACCTGTTGGTAATTTAGAACAGAAAGCGAGTGATGTGTCTAGCACTATTGGGAAAGACGATCGGTTTGATGGAGCACTAGCTATTTGCATGGAAATTTTAGGTGGTGATACACAGGAAATTGTTACTACAGGTATaaagtgtgaagtttataataGTTCAATGATACCTTAG